In Molothrus aeneus isolate 106 chromosome 25, BPBGC_Maene_1.0, whole genome shotgun sequence, one DNA window encodes the following:
- the LOC136566477 gene encoding myosin heavy chain, skeletal muscle, adult-like, with product MASADAEMAVFGEAAPYLRKSEKERIAAQNKPFDAKSSVFVAHPKESFVKGTITSRESGKVTVKTEGGETLTVKDDQVFSMNPPKYDKIEDMAMMTHLHEPAVLYNLKERYAAWMIYTYSGLFCVTVNPYKWLPVYNPEVVLAYRGKKRQEAPPHIFSISDNAYQFMLTDRENQSILITGESGAGKTVNTKRVIQYFATIAASGEKKKEEKSSGKMQGTLEDQIISANPLLEAFGNAKTVRNDNSSRFGKFIRIHFGATGKLASADIETYLLEKSRVTFQLKAERSYHIFYQIMSNKKPELIEMLLITTNPFDYPFVSQGEITVPSIDDKEELMATDSAIDILGFTADEKTAIYKLTGAVMHYGNLKFKQKPREEQAEPEGTEVADKAAYLMGLNSADMLKALCYPRVKVGNEYVTKGQTAQQVHNAVGALAKALYERMFLWMVVRINEQLDTKQPRQYFIGVLDIAGFEIFDFNSFEQLCINFTNEKLQQFFNHHMFVLEQEEYKKEGIEWTFIDFGMDLAACIELIEKPMGIFSILEEECMFPKATDTSFKNKLYDQHLGKSSNFQKPKPTKGKVEAHFSLVHYAGTVDYNITGWLEKNKDPLNETVIGLYQKSSVKTLALLFANYGGADAAEASAGGGKKGGKKKGSSFQTVSALFRENLNKLMTNLRSTHPHFVRCIIPNETKTPGAMEHELVLHQLRCNGVLEGIRICRKGFPNRVLYADFKQRYKVLNASAIPEGQFIDSKKACEKLLGSIDIDHTQYKFGHTKVFFKAGLVGLLEEMRDEKLAQLITRTQARCRGFLARVEYQKMVERRESIFCIQYNIRAFMNVKHWPWMKLFFKIKPLLKSAESEKEMANMKQEFEKTKEELAKSEAKRKELEEKMVKLVQEKNDLQLQVQSEADALADAEERCDQLIKTKIQLEAKVKEVTERAEDEEEINAELTAKKRKLEDECSELKKDIDDLELTLAKVEKEKHATENKVKNLTEEMAALDETIVKLTKEKKALQEAHQQTLDDLQAEEDKVNTLTKAKIKLEQQVDDLEGSLEQEKKLRMDLERAKRKLEGDLKLAQDSIMDLENDKQQLEEKLKKKDFEISQIQSKIEDEQLLGMQFQKKIKELQARIEELEEEIEAERTSRAKAEKHRADLSRELEEISERLEEAGGATAAQIEMNKKREAEFQKMRRDLEEATLQHEATAAALRKKHADSTAELGEQIDNLQRVKQKLEKEKSEMKMEIDDLASNIESVSKAKANLEKMCRTLEDQLSEYKTKEEQNQRMISDLSAQRARLQTESGEYGRQVEEKDALISQLSRGKQAFTQQIEELKRQLEEEIKAKNALAHALQSARHDCDLLREQYEEEQEAKGELQRALSKANSEVAQWRTKYETDAIQRTEELEEAKKKLAQRLQDAEEHVEAVNAKCASLEKTKQRLQNEVEDLMIDVERSNAACAALDKKQKNFDKILAEWKQKYEETQAELEASQKESRSLSTELFKMKNAYEESLDHLETMKRENKNLQQEISDLTEQIAEQGKAIHELEKVKKQIEQEKSEIQAALEEAEASLEHEEGKILRLQLELNQVKAEIDRKIAEKDEEIDQMKRNHLRVVESLQSSLDAEIRSRNEALRLKKKMEGDLNEMEIQLSHANRVAAEAQKNLRNTQGVLKDTQIHLDDALRTQDDLKEQVAMVERRANLLQAEIEELRAALEQTERSRKLAEQELLDATERVQLLHTQNTSLINTKKKLETDIAQIQSEMEDTIQEARNAEEKAKKAITDAAMMAEELKKEQDTSAHLERMKKNLDQTVKDLQLRLDEAEQLALKGGKKQIQKLEARVRELEGEVDAEQKRSAEAVKGVRKYERRVKELTYQSEEDRKNILRLQDLVDKLQMKVKSYKRQSEEAEQLSNVNLSKFRKIQHELEEAEERADIAESQVNKLRAKSREFHRRIEEEE from the exons ATGGCCTCCGCAGATGCTGAGATGGCTGTTTTTGGGGAGGCAGCTCCTTACCTCCGAAAATCGGAGAAGGAGAGAATTGCAGCCCAGAACAAACCTTTCGATGCCAAGTCATCAGTCTTTGTGGCTCATCCCAAAGAATCCTTTGTGAAAGGGACAATCACGAGCAGGGAATCGGGAAAAGTCACTGTCAAGACTGAAGGGGGAGAG ACCCTGACTGTGAAGGATGACCAAGTCTTCTCCATGAACCCTCCCAAGTATGACAAAATCGAGGACATGGCCATGATGACCCACCTGCACGAACCCGCTGTGCTGTACAACCTCAAAGAGCGTTACGCAGCCTGGATGATCTAC ACCTACTCGGGTCTCTTCTGCGTCACCGTCAACCCCTACAAGTGGCTGCCGGTGTACAACCCCGAGGTGGTGTTGGCCTACCGAGGCAAGAAGCGCCAGGAGGCCCCTCCACACATCTTCTCCATCTCTGACAACGCCTATCAGTTCATGCTGACTG ATCGTGAGAACCAGTCCATCCTGATCAC CGGAGAATCCGGGGCTGGGAAGACTGTGAACACAAAGCGTGTCATCCAGTACTTTGCAACAATTGCAGCCAGTggagagaagaagaaggaggagaagtcATCAGGCAAAATGCAG ggaacGCTTGAGGATCAAATCATCAGCGCCAACCCACTGCTGGAGGCCTTTGGAAACGCCAAGACCGTGAGGAACGACAACTCCTCGCGCTTT GGCAAATTCATCAGAATCCACTTTGGTGCCACAGGCAAGCTGGCTTCTGCTGACATTGAAACTT ATCTGCTGGAGAAGTCCAGAGTCACTTTCCAGCTCAAGGCAGAAAGGAGCTACCACATCTTTTATCAGATCATGTCCAACAAGAAGCCAGAGCTAATTG aaatgctcCTCATCACCACCAACCCATTTGACTACCCTTTTGTGAGTCAAGGTGAGATCACTGTCCCCAGCATTGATGACAAGGAGGAGTTGATGGCAACAGAT AGTGCCATTGACATCCTGGGCTTCACTGCTGATGAAAAGACAGCCATCTATAAGCTGACAGGGGCTGTCATGCACTATGGGAACCTGAAATTCAAGCAGAAACCAAGAGAGGAGCAAGCAGAGCCTGAAGGCACTGAAG TTGCTGACAAGGCTGCCTACCTGATGGGTTTGAACTCAGCTGACATGCTCAAGGCCCTCTGCTACCCCCGAGTCAAGGTGGGGAATGAATACGTGACCAAGGGCCAAACAGCACAGCAG gtgCACAATGCTGTAGGTGCCTTGGCAAAGGCGCTTTATGAGAGAATGTTCCTGTGGATGGTTGTTCGCATCAACGAACAGCTGGACACGAAGCAGCCCAGGCAGTACTTCATTGGTGTCCTGGACATTGCTGGCTTTGAGATCTTTGAT ttcAACAGCTTTGAACAGCTGTGCATCAACTTCACCAATGAGAAACTGCAACAGTTCTTCAACCACCACATGtttgtgctggagcaggaggagtaCAAGAAAGAGGGCATTGAATGGACATTCATTGATTTTGGCATGGACCTGGCTGCCTGCATTGAGCTCATTGAGAAG CCCATGGGCATTTTCTCCATCCTGGAAGAGGAGTGCATGTTCCCCAAGGCAACTGACACCTCTTTCAAGAACAAGCTCTATGACCAGCACCTGGGCAAGTCCAGCAACTTCCAGAAGCCAAAACCTACCAAAGGCAAGGTTGAGGCCCACTTCTCCCTGGTGCACTATGCTGGCACAGTGGACTACAACATCACTGGGTGGCTGGAGAAGAACAAGGACCCTCTGAATGAAACTGTCATTGGGCTGTACCAGAAATCATCTGTGAAGACCCTGGCTTTACTCTTTGCCAACTATGGTGGAGCAGATGCAG cTGAGGCTAGTGCTGGTGGTGGCAAGAAGGGAGGCAAGAAGAAGGGTTCTTCCTTCCAGACTGTCTCAGCTCTTTTTCGG GAGAATTTAAATAAGCTGATGACCAACCTGAGAAGCACACACCCCCATTTTGTACGGTGCATCATTCCAAATGAAACTAAAACACCTG GTGCCATGGAGCACGAGCTGGTGCTGCACCAGCTGCGCTGTAACGGCGTGCTGGAAGGGATCAGGATCTGCAGGAAGGGATTTCCCAACAGAGTCCTGTATGCAGATTTTAAACAGAG ataCAAAGTATTAAATGCCAGTGCTATCCCAGAGGGACAGTTCATTGACAGCAAGAAGGCTTGTGAGAAACTTCTTGGATCAATTGATATAGACCACACTCAATATAAATTTGGTCACACTAAG GTGTTCTTCAAAGCTGGGCTGGTGGGCCTTTTGGAAGAGATGAGGGATGAGAAGCTGGCACAGCTCATCACCCGTACCCAGGCCAGGTGCAGGGGCTTCCTGGCGAGGGTGGAGTACCAGAAAATGGTGGAGAGAAG GGAGTCCATCTTCTGCATCCAGTACAACATTCGTGCATTCATGAATGTCAAACACTGGCCATGGATGAAGCTGTTCTTCAAGATCAAGCCCCTGCTGAAGAGTGCAGAGTCTGAGaaggaaatggccaacatgaaACAGGAGTTTGAGAAAACCAAGGAAGAGCTTGCAAAGTCTGAAGCAAAGCGGAAGgagctggaagagaaaatggTGAAACTGGTGCAGGAGAAAAAtgacctgcagctccaggttcAGTCT GAAGCAGATGCTCTGGCTGATGCAGAGGAAAGGTGTGACCAGctcatcaaaacaaaaatccagctGGAAGCCAAAGTCAAGGAGGTGACTGAAAGAGCAGAGGATGAAGAGGAAATTAATGCTGAGCTGACAGCCAAGAAGAGGAAGCTGGAGGATGAATGTTCAGAGCTGAAGAAAGATATTGATGACCTTGAGCTAACACTGGCCaaggtggagaaggaaaaacatgCCACTGAAAACAAG GTGAAAAACCTTACTGAGGAGATGGCAGCTTTGGATGAGACCATTGTGAAGTtaacaaaagagaagaaagcccTCCAAGAGGCCCATCAGCAGACCCTGGATGacctgcaggcagaggaagaCAAAGTCAATACTCTGACCAAGGCCAAGATCAAGCTGGAACAGCAAGTGGATGAT CTGGAAGGGTCCCTGGAGCAAGAGAAGAAACTGCGCATGGACCTGGAGAGAGCGAAGAGGAAACTGGAAGGAGACCTGAAGCTGGCCCAGGACAGCATCATGGATTTGGAGAATGataagcagcagctggaagagaaaCTGAAGAA aaaagattttgaaaTCAGCCAGATCCAGAGCAAGATTGAGGATGAGCAACTTCTGGGCATGCAATTTCAGAAGAAGatcaaggagctgcag GCCCGCattgaggagctggaggaggaaattGAGGCAGAGCGAACCTCTCGCGCTAAAGCAGAGAAGCATCGCGCTGACCTGtccagggagctggaggagatcaGCGAGCGCCTGGAAGAAGCAGGAGgggccacagcagctcagatTGAGATGAACAAGAAGCGTGAGGCAGAGTTCCAGAAGATGCGCCGTGACCTGGAAGAGGCCACGCTGCAGCACGAAGCCACGGCTGCCGCCCTGCGCAAGAAGCACGCggacagcacagctgagctgggcgAGCAGATCGACAACCTGCAACGCGTGAAgcagaagctggagaaggagaagagtgAGATGAAAATGGAGATTGATGACTTGGCCAGTAACATAGAGTCTGTCTCCAAAGCAAAG GCAAATCTGGAGAAGATGTGCCGCACTCTGGAAGACCAGCTGAGCGAATATAAAACAAAGGAGGAGCAGAATCAGCGCATGATTAGCGATCTTAGTGCTCAAAGAGCTCGTCTGCAGACAGAATCTG GTGAATATGGACGCCAGGTGGAAGAAAAAGATGCTTTAATTTCTCAGCTGTCTAGAGGGAAACAGGCCTTCACCCAGCAGATTGAAGAACTGAAGCGGCAGCTAGAGGAAGAGATAAAG GCCAAGAATGCCCTGGCCCATGCCCTGCAGTCCGCTCGCCACGACTGTGACTTGCTCCGGGAACAAtatgaggaggagcaggaggccaAGGGGGAGCTGCAGCGAGCCCTGTCCAAGGCCAACAGTGAAGTGGCCCAGTGGAGAACCAAATACGAGACGGACGCGATTCAGCGCACAGAGGAGCTCGAGGAGGCCAA GAAGAAGCTGGCCCAGCGCCTGCAGGATGCAGAGGAGCATGTTGAGGCTGTCAATGCCAAATGTGCCTCCCTGGAAAAGacaaagcagaggctgcagaatgAAGTGGAGGACCTGATGATTGACGTGGAGAGATCcaatgctgcctgtgctgctctggataAGAAGCAGAAGAACTTTGACAAG ATCCTGGCAGAATGGAAGCAGAAGTATGAGGAAAcgcaggctgagctggaggccTCGCAGAAGGAGTCACGCTCTCTGAGCACGGAGCTGTTCAAGATGAAGAATGCCTATGAGGAGTCCTTGGACCACCTGGAAACAATGAAGCGGGAGAACAAGAACTTGCAGC AGGAGATTTCTGACCTCACAGAGCAGATTGCCGAGCAAGGAAAGGCGATTCATGAGCTGGAGAAAGTGAAGAAGCAGATTGAGCAGGAGAAATCTGAaatccaggctgctctggaggaaGCTGAG GCCTCCCTGGAACATGAGGAGGGGAAGATCCTGCGCTTGCAGCTTGAGCTCAACCAAGTGAAGGCTGAGATTGACAGGAAGATAGCAGAGAAAGATGAGGAGATTGACCAGATGAAGAGAAACCACCTGCGAGTTGTGGAGTCCTTGCAGAGCAGCTTGGATGCTGAGATCAGGAGCAGGAATGAAGCCTTGAGGCTGAAGAAGAAGATGGAAGGAGACCTGAATGAAATGGAGATCCAGCTGAGCCATGCCAACCGTGTggctgcagaggcacaaaagAACTTGAGAAATACACAGGGAGTTCTCAAG gACACCCAGATCCATCTGGATGATGCTCTCAGGACACAGGATGACCTGAAGGAGCAGGTGGCCATGGTGGAGCGCAGAGCAAACCTGCTGCAGGCTGAAATTGAGGAGCTccgggcagccctggagcagacGGAGCGGTCGAGGAAattggctgagcaggagcttcTGGATGCCACTGAACGTGTGCAGCTCCTCCACACCCAG AACACCAGCCTGATCAACACCAAGAAGAAGCTGGAAACAGACATTGCCCAGATCCAGAGTGAAATGGAGGATACCATCCAGGAAGCCCGCAATGCTGAGGAGAAGGCCAAGAAGGCCATCACAGAT GCGGCCATGATGGCAGAAGAGCTGAAGAAGGAGCAGGACACCAGTGCCCACCTGGAGAGGATGAAGAAGAACCTGGACCAGACAGTGAAGGACCTGCAGCTGCGTTTGGATGAGGCTGAGCAGCTGGCACtgaagggagggaagaagcagaTCCAGAAGCTGGAGGCCAGG GTGCGGGAGCTGGAAGGGGAGGTTGATGCTGAGCAGAAGCGCAGCGCTGAAGCCGTGAAGGGTGTGCGCAAGTACGAGCGCAGGGTGAAGGAACTCACCTACCAG TCTGAGGAGGACAGGAAGAATATTCTCAGGCTGCAGGATCTGGTGGACAAGCTGCAAATGAAAGTGAAATCCTACAAGAGACAATCTGAGGAGGCC GAGCAGCTGTCCAATGTCAACCTGTCCAAGTTCCGCAAGATCCAGCACGAGCTGGAGGAGGCCGAGGAGCGGGCTGACATTGCAGAGTCACAGGTCAACAAGCTCCGAGCCAAGAGCCGCGAGTTCCATAGGAGGATAGAAGAGGAAGAGTGA